The Nitrospira sp. KM1 genome includes a window with the following:
- a CDS encoding glutathione S-transferase family protein: protein MIEHAQFPGEQTEAGEFKRQDDVFRNWVTDGGESGYPPESNRYHLYVSWACPWAHRTIIARKLKKLEGIVGMTVVDPLRNDRGWAFREGPGHSADTINGFRYLREAYQATADDYRGRVTVPVLWDRSTKRIVSNSDDDIMRMFNSAFNRLTDSLIDLYPPPLQRDIDAMNEFIYENVNDGVYRAGFATAQGIYEKAVRRLFDALDQLEARLSSRRYLFGAKAVETDWRLFVTLVRFDAVYHGHFKCNIRRIIDYPNLFGYLKDLYQIDGIADTVNFDHIKRHYYITHDDINPTRIVPVGPDQNLRAPHGRHKLV from the coding sequence ATGATCGAGCACGCACAGTTTCCAGGCGAGCAAACCGAGGCGGGTGAATTCAAGCGACAAGACGACGTATTTCGTAACTGGGTAACAGACGGAGGAGAGTCTGGCTATCCACCTGAGTCAAATCGCTACCATCTTTATGTCTCGTGGGCCTGCCCTTGGGCTCATCGCACCATTATTGCCAGGAAATTAAAGAAGCTTGAAGGCATAGTCGGAATGACTGTGGTGGACCCGCTGCGCAACGATCGGGGATGGGCATTCCGCGAAGGACCTGGTCATTCAGCCGACACCATTAACGGATTCCGCTATCTGCGTGAGGCCTACCAGGCCACCGCTGATGATTACCGAGGGCGCGTGACCGTGCCAGTCCTATGGGATAGATCGACCAAACGAATCGTCAGCAATTCCGATGACGATATCATGCGAATGTTCAACAGCGCATTCAATCGATTGACGGACAGTCTCATCGATCTCTATCCGCCCCCACTTCAACGAGACATCGATGCGATGAACGAGTTTATCTACGAGAATGTGAACGACGGTGTCTATCGGGCAGGATTTGCGACGGCGCAAGGGATCTATGAAAAAGCGGTGCGCCGACTATTTGATGCATTGGATCAACTTGAGGCAAGGCTTTCAAGCCGGCGTTATCTTTTCGGAGCTAAGGCTGTCGAGACCGACTGGCGTCTGTTCGTGACCCTTGTCCGGTTCGACGCGGTGTATCACGGGCATTTCAAGTGCAACATTCGAAGAATCATCGACTATCCGAACCTGTTCGGATATCTCAAAGACCTCTATCAAATTGACGGTATCGCCGATACGGTGAACTTCGATCATATCAAACGTCACTATTACATCACCCACGATGACATCAATCCGACGAGGATCGTACCAGTCGGTCCTGACCAGAACCTCCGCGCGCCGCACGGACGCCACAAGCTGGTGTGA
- a CDS encoding sensor histidine kinase produces the protein MPTGSTTSSRTARKKGASSSTHVAIIGAGRGGTALMEIFATDPLVKIVGIADNDPQARGLILAKQLKIPVTRDFRRLLEMEEVDLIIDVSGNVEVGQFLRDFHRMGVTIIGGASAKFMWELIEARIRATTEIEKTLNKYQSLYRLYVKETGTAVTEERTRIACEIHDGLVQSLAGVNFKLELSQQLIRKNPKASLATLRESKEQLKLAIQEARQVIFNLRPLQYDKMELIPGLTNYLKSYQTQYRIKTEFHVSGDEQILFPRTKIFLFRIVQEALSNVVQHAKADRVSVRLDIDFDRLTVTIADNGIGFNMDQVLHDPEKWDHFGLRGIVERAKLVGGEATIQSKKGRGTTIIVDVPLGKKERPDNGKD, from the coding sequence ATGCCGACCGGTTCAACAACGTCATCACGGACCGCGCGAAAAAAGGGAGCGTCCAGTTCCACGCACGTCGCCATCATCGGCGCCGGCCGTGGAGGAACGGCGCTCATGGAAATCTTTGCGACGGATCCATTGGTGAAAATCGTCGGCATTGCCGATAACGATCCTCAGGCGCGCGGGCTGATATTGGCCAAGCAATTGAAAATCCCCGTCACACGGGACTTCCGCCGCTTATTGGAGATGGAGGAGGTCGATCTGATCATCGACGTCTCCGGCAATGTCGAGGTGGGTCAGTTTCTCCGGGATTTCCACCGCATGGGTGTCACGATCATCGGAGGGGCCAGCGCCAAATTCATGTGGGAACTTATTGAAGCCCGCATCCGCGCGACGACCGAAATTGAAAAGACGCTTAATAAATACCAGTCGTTGTACCGGCTGTACGTGAAGGAAACCGGTACGGCCGTCACAGAGGAGCGGACGCGCATCGCATGCGAAATCCATGACGGATTGGTTCAAAGTCTGGCCGGGGTCAACTTCAAATTGGAGTTGTCTCAACAACTCATCCGTAAGAATCCCAAGGCGAGCCTTGCCACCCTTCGCGAAAGCAAGGAACAGCTGAAACTGGCAATCCAGGAAGCCAGACAGGTCATCTTCAATCTGCGGCCGCTGCAATACGATAAGATGGAGCTCATTCCCGGATTGACGAATTATCTGAAGTCTTATCAAACACAATATCGCATCAAAACGGAATTTCACGTCTCCGGGGATGAACAGATTCTCTTTCCGCGTACCAAGATTTTTCTCTTTCGCATCGTCCAGGAAGCATTGAGCAATGTGGTTCAGCATGCCAAGGCCGATCGCGTGTCCGTTCGGCTCGACATCGACTTTGACCGGCTCACCGTGACGATTGCCGACAACGGGATCGGTTTTAACATGGATCAAGTGCTACACGATCCCGAGAAATGGGATCATTTCGGACTTCGAGGCATCGTGGAACGAGCCAAACTGGTCGGAGGCGAGGCGACGATCCAATCAAAGAAGGGGCGTGGCACGACGATTATCGTGGACGTGCCGCTAGGGAAAAAGGAGAGGCCGGACAATGGAAAAGATTAA
- a CDS encoding response regulator transcription factor, which yields MEKIKVLIADDHRVVREGLAAILKTKDDIHVVGEAQDGMESVEKTRTLLPDVILMDVSMPRMGGVEATRQIKREFPHIGIVALTMYEEQQYIFDLVRAGATGYLLKDSESSQIVAAIRAIYRGESLIHPSVASKILAEFSLMAQKKGKKPAWVEHDLTEREITVLRLVADGKTNKEIANSLDLSEKTVKNHVRNIFHKLQVYDRTQAAILAIRKGLIELDPRP from the coding sequence ATGGAAAAGATTAAGGTCCTGATTGCCGATGATCACCGCGTGGTGCGGGAGGGACTCGCCGCTATCTTGAAAACCAAAGACGACATTCATGTCGTCGGCGAAGCCCAGGACGGAATGGAATCGGTCGAGAAGACGCGGACGCTGCTTCCAGACGTCATTCTGATGGATGTCAGCATGCCCAGAATGGGCGGAGTCGAAGCGACCCGGCAGATCAAGCGTGAATTCCCGCACATCGGCATCGTCGCATTGACCATGTACGAGGAACAACAATACATTTTCGACCTGGTCCGCGCCGGAGCAACCGGCTATCTTCTGAAGGATTCAGAATCCTCGCAAATCGTCGCCGCCATCCGGGCCATCTACCGGGGAGAATCCCTCATTCATCCTTCGGTCGCCAGTAAGATTTTGGCTGAGTTTTCACTCATGGCACAAAAGAAGGGGAAAAAGCCTGCCTGGGTCGAACATGACCTCACCGAGCGGGAGATCACCGTGTTGCGGCTCGTGGCAGATGGAAAGACCAATAAAGAAATTGCGAACAGCCTTGACCTCAGTGAAAAAACGGTCAAGAACCACGTGCGAAATATTTTTCACAAGCTCCAAGTCTACGACCGGACCCAGGCCGCCATTTTAGCAATTCGAAAAGGTCTCATCGAGCTGGACCCGCGTCCGTGA
- a CDS encoding trehalose-6-phosphate synthase — protein sequence MSLSLRFILPLALVLAILAYGVIPLVDSLTLKWFVRDLEIRSTLIARTAEGPLAELLATDNKTKLLSYFHRIIQDERLFAIGFCDQANQLTYRTQTYPDSIPCDGADAIRADQTAVLQLERGAVHVSSVGIQGYGRDLGRLMLVHDMSWVHRRSNDTRWYLFYLFAVIGGVISLVTVLIAHLSWRGWVEGVRAMLSGEGLAALIKDHRHGPELHPVAQDLRSLIQDLEADKRMRDESQMSWTPATLRSILHDHLAGDEVLIVSNRQPYIHNRRDQHIEVQVPASGVVTALEPIMRACSGVWIAHGSGTADREVVDERHHVRVPPAQPSYDIRRIWMSQKEEEGYYYGFSNEGLWPLCHLAHVRPVFRSLDWEQYNAMNERFAMAVVEEAKTDNPVVLVQDYHLALVPKLVRDHLPNATIITFWHIPWPNPERYAICPWYREILEGLLGSSILGFHTRFHCSNFINTVDRSLETRIDWDSSTITHGGKQTAVKHYPISIEWPTRWLSQQPAVQDCRTHIRAINGLPHSHRVGVGVERLDYTKGILERFLAVERLLELQPEWIGAFSFLQIAAPSRSKIDEYQQLTRQVLAAADRINRRFGKVGNRPILLRIEHHDPEEVTTYYRGADFCIVSSLHDGMNLVAKEFVAARDDEQGVLILSQFTGAATELPDALMVNPYNIDQCAAALHLALTMPASEQRARMASMRGIVQEFNVYRWAGRMLMDAARMRQRARIERQTNIRDARTTTGGQA from the coding sequence ATGTCGCTCTCCTTGAGATTTATCCTGCCGCTGGCCCTGGTCCTGGCTATCTTGGCCTATGGTGTCATCCCCCTGGTCGACTCGCTGACCTTGAAATGGTTTGTGCGGGATCTCGAGATTCGCTCGACCTTAATTGCCCGCACTGCCGAGGGTCCTCTTGCGGAACTTCTGGCAACGGACAATAAGACCAAACTGCTCTCGTACTTTCACCGGATCATTCAGGATGAGCGGCTTTTCGCCATCGGCTTCTGTGACCAGGCGAACCAGCTGACCTACCGAACCCAAACGTATCCTGATTCCATTCCCTGCGACGGAGCCGACGCTATTCGAGCGGATCAGACCGCCGTGCTCCAATTGGAGCGCGGAGCAGTGCATGTATCCTCCGTCGGCATCCAAGGCTATGGGCGCGATCTCGGCCGCCTCATGCTGGTGCATGACATGAGCTGGGTGCACCGGCGAAGCAACGATACCAGGTGGTACCTGTTCTACTTGTTTGCCGTCATCGGAGGAGTGATTTCATTGGTGACCGTGCTCATCGCTCACCTCAGCTGGCGCGGATGGGTTGAGGGCGTCCGGGCAATGCTGAGTGGAGAAGGATTGGCGGCCTTGATCAAAGATCACCGGCACGGACCGGAACTGCATCCGGTCGCGCAGGATCTCAGGAGCCTGATCCAGGACCTTGAAGCCGACAAGCGTATGCGTGATGAGAGTCAAATGAGCTGGACCCCTGCGACGCTGAGAAGCATCCTTCATGACCATCTGGCGGGAGATGAAGTGCTGATCGTCTCGAATCGCCAGCCCTATATCCACAACCGGCGGGATCAACATATCGAAGTTCAGGTGCCGGCGAGCGGGGTCGTTACCGCATTAGAGCCCATCATGCGGGCCTGTTCCGGCGTTTGGATCGCCCACGGCAGTGGGACTGCCGATCGAGAGGTCGTCGATGAGCGTCATCACGTGCGGGTGCCGCCCGCACAGCCCTCGTATGACATAAGACGAATTTGGATGTCACAAAAAGAGGAAGAGGGATACTATTACGGGTTCTCCAACGAGGGACTGTGGCCGCTGTGCCATCTTGCACATGTTCGTCCAGTATTCAGGTCATTGGATTGGGAGCAGTACAACGCGATGAACGAGCGCTTCGCCATGGCTGTGGTCGAAGAAGCGAAGACCGATAACCCGGTCGTACTGGTGCAGGATTACCACCTGGCGTTGGTTCCCAAACTGGTGCGTGACCATCTTCCGAATGCCACCATCATCACGTTTTGGCACATTCCCTGGCCAAACCCTGAACGGTATGCCATCTGTCCATGGTATCGTGAAATTCTCGAAGGTCTGTTGGGAAGCAGCATCCTTGGATTTCACACACGGTTCCATTGCAGTAATTTCATCAATACCGTGGACCGTTCATTGGAAACACGCATCGACTGGGATAGTTCCACGATCACCCATGGAGGCAAACAAACTGCCGTGAAGCACTATCCGATTTCGATCGAGTGGCCAACCCGGTGGCTGTCTCAACAACCGGCCGTTCAAGATTGCCGCACACATATCCGGGCGATCAATGGACTCCCGCACTCGCATCGAGTCGGCGTCGGGGTGGAACGTCTGGACTATACGAAGGGCATATTGGAGCGGTTTCTGGCCGTCGAACGGTTGCTCGAATTGCAACCCGAATGGATCGGCGCCTTCTCCTTCCTTCAGATCGCGGCGCCCAGCCGTTCCAAAATCGATGAATACCAACAGCTCACGCGGCAAGTACTGGCCGCGGCCGATCGAATCAATCGACGGTTTGGAAAAGTCGGCAATCGTCCCATTCTCTTACGAATCGAGCACCACGATCCTGAGGAGGTCACGACGTACTACAGGGGAGCCGATTTTTGCATTGTCAGCAGCCTCCATGATGGAATGAATCTCGTCGCGAAAGAATTCGTGGCAGCGCGGGATGACGAACAGGGTGTCCTGATACTCAGCCAATTCACCGGAGCGGCGACCGAACTTCCCGACGCCCTGATGGTGAACCCGTACAATATCGACCAGTGCGCCGCTGCGCTGCATCTGGCTCTCACTATGCCGGCGAGCGAGCAGCGCGCCCGGATGGCCAGCATGCGGGGCATCGTCCAGGAGTTCAACGTGTATCGATGGGCGGGCCGGATGCTGATGGATGCCGCCCGGATGCGGCAGCGCGCCCGCATTGAACGGCAGACCAACATTCGCGATGCCAGAACGACCACTGGAGGACAAGCATGA
- a CDS encoding OmpA family protein has protein sequence MKRDSIGPKLTAIVLCLSALGLLAGCGKRALSSAGDEAAGAKRPAPEAPVETIQPDRMATIPEEPRTSMETARAPLAPSSSSAAGGSSRQGPASAESEETDIDDIYFDYDRFTIRKDAQEILEANASRLMRSKGNTLLIEGHCDERGTLAYNLVLGEKRARSTKQYLEELGVPASRMKIISYGEIRPFCKEHEDTCWQKNRRAHFVLR, from the coding sequence ATGAAGCGCGATTCGATCGGCCCAAAACTTACAGCAATCGTGTTATGTCTGAGCGCACTCGGCTTGCTTGCGGGGTGCGGGAAGCGAGCCCTTTCTTCTGCGGGGGACGAAGCTGCCGGCGCCAAACGTCCCGCGCCCGAGGCGCCGGTCGAAACAATCCAGCCTGACCGCATGGCGACCATTCCGGAGGAACCACGCACCTCCATGGAAACCGCGCGGGCTCCATTGGCCCCTTCTTCCTCTTCCGCGGCTGGGGGGTCGTCGCGCCAGGGTCCTGCCTCCGCGGAATCCGAGGAGACGGATATCGATGATATCTATTTTGATTATGACCGGTTCACGATCAGAAAAGATGCTCAGGAGATTCTGGAAGCGAACGCATCCCGGCTCATGCGTTCTAAAGGGAACACGTTATTGATTGAAGGGCATTGCGATGAACGTGGGACCCTGGCTTACAACCTGGTGCTCGGTGAGAAGCGTGCCCGTTCGACCAAACAATATCTTGAAGAACTCGGCGTTCCTGCTTCACGGATGAAAATCATCAGCTATGGAGAAATCAGGCCCTTCTGCAAAGAACACGAAGATACCTGTTGGCAGAAAAACCGACGCGCGCATTTCGTTCTACGGTAA
- the glyA gene encoding serine hydroxymethyltransferase, with product MQDAVGSLDALKATDPDVYAAIEAEEVRQRDKLLLIASENFASPAVLAAQGSLMTNKYAEGYPGKRYYGGCQHVDTVEQLAIERCKQLFGAEHVNVQAHSGSQANMAAYLSVLKPGDTILGMDLAQGGHLTHGSKVNFSGSIFRAFSYGVDRQTETIDYEAVRKLAEECRPRMIVVGASAYARTLDFPKFQAIAQSVNAYLMVDIAHIAGLIAAGLHPSPVPYADFVTTTTHKTLRGPRGGVVMCKADHAKAVDKFVFPGMQGGPLMHVIAAKAVAFKEALSPGFKRYQQQVTANAKTLAKGLLDRGYKIVSGGTDTHLMLVNLTNKNITGKEADAALDAAGIIVNKNAVPYDEKPPAIASGIRLGTPIVSTRGMKESEMSEIVALVDRVLQHRQDSAVLEEVRVQAKALCNRFPIFHAY from the coding sequence ATGCAAGACGCCGTCGGTTCACTCGACGCGCTCAAGGCCACTGATCCCGATGTGTATGCCGCCATCGAGGCCGAAGAGGTCCGGCAGCGGGATAAGTTGTTGTTGATCGCATCGGAGAACTTTGCCAGTCCTGCGGTACTGGCCGCCCAAGGCTCCCTGATGACGAACAAATACGCAGAGGGCTATCCAGGCAAGCGCTACTACGGCGGGTGTCAGCACGTCGATACGGTCGAGCAACTCGCCATCGAACGATGCAAACAACTGTTCGGAGCCGAGCATGTCAACGTACAAGCCCACTCCGGTTCCCAGGCAAATATGGCGGCGTACCTTTCGGTTCTCAAGCCAGGAGACACGATTCTCGGTATGGATCTGGCCCAGGGCGGCCACCTCACACACGGCAGCAAAGTGAACTTTTCCGGATCGATTTTCCGGGCTTTCTCCTATGGAGTTGACCGGCAGACCGAAACGATCGACTACGAGGCGGTCCGGAAGCTGGCCGAAGAATGCCGGCCCCGCATGATCGTGGTTGGAGCCAGTGCCTACGCTCGTACACTGGACTTTCCAAAGTTTCAGGCGATTGCACAGTCCGTGAACGCTTATCTGATGGTGGACATCGCCCACATTGCAGGTCTGATCGCAGCGGGCCTCCATCCAAGTCCGGTCCCCTACGCAGACTTTGTCACCACAACCACGCACAAAACGCTCCGGGGTCCCCGCGGGGGAGTCGTGATGTGCAAGGCGGATCACGCCAAAGCTGTGGACAAATTCGTGTTTCCCGGCATGCAGGGAGGCCCACTGATGCACGTGATCGCCGCTAAGGCGGTTGCGTTTAAGGAAGCACTCTCACCAGGATTCAAGCGTTATCAGCAGCAGGTGACGGCCAATGCCAAGACATTGGCCAAAGGGCTTCTCGACCGGGGTTATAAGATCGTCTCAGGCGGCACCGATACACATTTGATGCTCGTCAACCTGACGAACAAGAACATCACGGGTAAGGAAGCGGACGCTGCTCTGGATGCCGCCGGCATCATCGTCAATAAAAATGCCGTGCCCTACGATGAGAAGCCTCCTGCCATCGCGAGCGGCATCAGGTTGGGGACGCCGATCGTATCGACCCGAGGCATGAAAGAATCGGAAATGAGCGAGATCGTCGCGCTCGTCGATCGGGTCCTGCAACACCGCCAGGATTCAGCAGTTCTGGAGGAAGTCCGCGTGCAAGCCAAAGCCTTGTGTAACCGCTTTCCGATTTTTCACGCCTACTGA
- the lpxC gene encoding UDP-3-O-acyl-N-acetylglucosamine deacetylase, producing MGDFYGGCTVRLQQTLANSISCTGTGLHSGHPVTMVLRPAPVDTGVVFVNRNGHAGASLAASVEHLVPTELCTAISGNGFQVKTIEHVLAALAGLNVDNVFVEIDAGEAPVMDGSSAHFVRLIKAAGLVSQPKRQPYIKITQPLEIVDGVRSIRIEPSSMPKITYSIQYNHPFIDTQTYEYEHSADAFESEIASARTFGFLHEVEALWARGLGRGGNLDNTIVLSKDGMLNETGLRFSDEFVRHKVLDLIGDFSLLGAPFIGHLIADRSGHALHTKLVKQILTHPDCWVLLNAEHSIPQSELKHTVLVGSRPVPLATLQPAS from the coding sequence GTGGGTGATTTTTACGGAGGATGCACTGTGAGACTTCAGCAGACTTTAGCCAATTCAATAAGTTGTACAGGGACTGGCCTTCATTCAGGTCACCCCGTCACAATGGTGCTACGCCCTGCTCCTGTAGATACGGGAGTCGTATTTGTGAACCGCAATGGGCATGCTGGAGCATCTCTGGCTGCATCCGTCGAACACCTCGTTCCCACGGAATTATGTACCGCCATCAGCGGAAATGGATTTCAAGTCAAAACCATCGAACACGTTTTGGCCGCCCTCGCAGGCTTGAATGTCGATAACGTTTTCGTGGAGATCGACGCAGGAGAAGCTCCGGTCATGGACGGCAGTTCGGCTCACTTCGTCCGTTTGATCAAAGCAGCCGGCCTGGTGTCTCAACCGAAGCGCCAACCATACATCAAGATTACGCAGCCATTAGAAATTGTGGATGGCGTCCGTTCAATTCGTATTGAACCTTCATCGATGCCGAAAATCACGTATTCGATCCAGTATAATCACCCATTCATCGACACACAAACCTATGAATATGAACACTCTGCCGATGCCTTCGAGTCTGAAATTGCTTCCGCCCGCACATTCGGATTTTTGCACGAAGTGGAGGCGCTCTGGGCGCGTGGACTCGGCCGGGGTGGAAATTTAGATAATACGATCGTCCTCTCAAAGGACGGTATGTTGAACGAAACCGGGCTCCGCTTCTCCGATGAATTCGTTCGGCATAAGGTCTTGGATTTGATCGGTGATTTTTCTCTCCTTGGTGCTCCCTTTATCGGCCATCTCATTGCCGATCGGTCCGGCCATGCCTTACATACCAAACTGGTGAAACAGATCCTGACGCACCCTGATTGTTGGGTCCTGCTCAATGCTGAGCATTCGATTCCCCAGTCGGAACTCAAACACACGGTCTTAGTTGGATCCCGTCCGGTTCCACTCGCAACGCTTCAGCCCGCCTCATAA
- the nrdR gene encoding transcriptional regulator NrdR has protein sequence MKCPFCDEVEDKVVDSRMAKEGELIRRRRECLGCKRRFTTYERVDEILPVVVKKDGRREGFDRSKILSGLKKACEKRPISTATIEAVTDRIEKRIQEMGETEIESRIVGEELMKELHQLDQVAYVRFASVYREFKDIDQFMDELRTLAQQRRER, from the coding sequence GTGAAATGTCCGTTTTGTGACGAGGTGGAAGACAAGGTGGTCGATTCGCGCATGGCGAAGGAAGGCGAATTGATTCGCCGGCGTCGGGAGTGCCTCGGATGCAAACGTCGTTTTACGACCTATGAACGGGTCGACGAAATCCTCCCGGTCGTGGTGAAGAAGGACGGACGTCGCGAGGGGTTTGACCGGTCCAAGATCCTGTCCGGCCTGAAGAAGGCATGCGAGAAACGGCCGATCAGCACCGCCACGATCGAGGCCGTGACTGATCGCATCGAGAAGCGGATCCAGGAAATGGGAGAGACCGAGATTGAGAGCCGTATCGTCGGGGAAGAACTGATGAAGGAACTACATCAGCTGGATCAGGTTGCGTACGTTCGGTTCGCTTCCGTCTACCGCGAGTTCAAGGACATCGATCAGTTCATGGACGAATTGAGAACCCTGGCCCAGCAGCGCCGCGAACGGTGA
- the rplI gene encoding 50S ribosomal protein L9 — protein MKVILQETMDGVGHLGDLIDVKDGFARNFLLPRKKAVLANDRNIKSFEHAKRVATERAKKEKLEIEAHAKKISTVTLTVEAQVGKDDKMFGSVTVKDIAEGLSAQGYEVDRRKIQLPHPIKELGSFTVPVKLPRDVTAAVTVRVVKKQEPETATA, from the coding sequence ATGAAAGTCATCTTACAAGAAACGATGGACGGTGTCGGTCACTTGGGTGACTTGATCGACGTCAAGGACGGTTTTGCGAGAAATTTTCTCCTTCCGCGGAAGAAGGCCGTGCTTGCCAATGATCGGAATATCAAGTCTTTCGAGCATGCCAAGCGGGTTGCCACCGAGCGGGCCAAGAAAGAGAAATTGGAGATCGAGGCGCATGCGAAGAAAATTTCCACTGTGACGTTGACGGTTGAGGCTCAAGTCGGTAAAGACGACAAGATGTTCGGCTCCGTCACCGTCAAAGATATCGCGGAAGGGCTTTCCGCACAGGGGTATGAGGTCGACCGCCGCAAGATTCAATTGCCGCACCCCATCAAGGAACTCGGCAGCTTTACCGTTCCCGTGAAACTCCCACGCGATGTGACCGCCGCGGTGACCGTCCGGGTGGTCAAAAAGCAAGAGCCCGAAACGGCCACTGCCTAG
- the otsB gene encoding trehalose-phosphatase translates to MIYLLSAEGRRALRSVASQRVLYAFDFDGTLAPLSPNRHGVKIPRSVSEWLKELAKRAPCAIVSGRSVADLTPRVAGTVPYLIGNHGIEGPAADAQLARTAERICAEWKGHMTTQLAEAFRTLSIDVEDKRYSLTLHFRDAAEPAKVQLAILGLVQQLTPAPRIITGKWSVNLLPPGHATKGSATLALTKQLKRDGLFFVGDDETDESVFSLKTGIIMGVRVGRAAESHAKFYVKHQSEVEEVLRFLVHRMDRTPEAAEEDDRKPNAPREAANDL, encoded by the coding sequence ATGATCTATCTCTTGTCGGCTGAAGGCCGTCGCGCGTTGCGATCGGTGGCGTCACAACGGGTCCTGTATGCCTTCGATTTCGATGGCACTCTGGCGCCTCTTTCACCAAACCGTCACGGCGTGAAGATTCCTCGGTCGGTCAGCGAATGGCTGAAGGAACTCGCCAAGCGAGCGCCGTGCGCCATCGTATCGGGCCGGTCGGTCGCGGATCTGACGCCACGAGTTGCCGGTACCGTTCCGTACTTGATCGGTAATCATGGAATCGAAGGTCCCGCTGCGGACGCGCAGCTTGCACGAACTGCTGAACGTATCTGCGCTGAATGGAAAGGGCACATGACGACGCAGCTTGCGGAAGCGTTCCGGACCTTGTCAATCGACGTGGAGGACAAGCGCTACTCGTTGACCTTGCACTTCCGGGATGCGGCAGAACCTGCAAAAGTGCAACTCGCCATTCTGGGACTCGTTCAGCAACTGACGCCGGCTCCGCGCATCATTACCGGCAAGTGGTCGGTCAATCTCCTCCCTCCCGGGCACGCGACGAAGGGCTCGGCCACCCTGGCACTGACCAAGCAGCTCAAACGGGACGGATTGTTTTTCGTGGGTGATGATGAGACCGATGAAAGCGTGTTCTCCCTGAAAACCGGCATCATCATGGGAGTCCGGGTCGGGCGCGCCGCGGAGTCACATGCGAAGTTTTATGTGAAACATCAGAGCGAGGTAGAAGAGGTTCTGCGTTTTCTCGTTCACCGGATGGACCGAACCCCCGAGGCCGCCGAGGAAGACGATCGAAAGCCGAACGCGCCCAGAGAAGCGGCCAACGATCTGTAA